ACCAATGCTGACCCCACCAACAACCGTGACATTTCCACCCAGCCAGGTGTCTTCACCAATCGAAATGGGTGATCCATTTTCCCAGCCTCCGGATCGCATCTGCCAATCATCCACGGGGTGACCTGCAGTAAATAATTGGCAATTAGGCCCCAACATGCTGCGCGCCCCAATGCTGACTGGAGCAATATCTAAAATAGTTACTCCGAAATTGATAAATGCATGTTCGCCGATGGTTGTGTTGAATCCGTATTCGATAATTGCCGGAGCTTTGATTGTGCAAGCTCCACTGGCAGGGTTGAGTACAGTGTTAAGGATTTCGGCAGTGCGAGCAGGATCAGTGGGGCCGATCTGGTTGTATTCATGGAAAAGCAGAGCTGTTTTCTGTGCCGCTTCTTCGCGTTCTTTACCGGTTGCCACGTACCATTTCCCGCTCGTCATTGTTTCGATAGATTCAAAGTCTTTATCCATAGTCACCATTGTGCAGGAGAATTTACGTGCCTACGCTTTTCGACGACCCCCTCCACCAACTTCCCAGACCACCGCGCCGGGTGGCCAGCGGCGTGGTGCACCTACCTAATTTCCTCGGCATAGCCGAGCAAAAAGAACTTGTTTCCCAAGCTAGAGAGATTGCCCGTTCAGTTGCCAGAACACCTTTGGCGATGGTTCGACCCACGCTAAAAAGTGGCCAGATGAGCGTGCATATTTTGAGTTTGGGCAAGCATTGGGCGTCTAATCCTTATCGCTATGTTGATTCAGTTGGTGGCGTTTCGGTGCCACCGTTACCAAGTTCTTTTGTGGAATTAGCAGGCAAAGCGCTAGAGGCTGCAGGGGCTTTGAGTAATTCACTTCGAGCTTGGGTACCGGCTTATCGAGCAGAGGCAGCATTGGTGAATTACTATGCTCCCGATTCCTCAATGGGTATGCATCAAGATGCCAATGAAGAATCAGAAGCCCCCGTGATTTCCTTATCGATCGGTGACACCGGAATCTTCAGACTCGGCGGCACCGAAAACCGGAATAAACCCTGGGTGGATATCCCGCTTTTAAGCGGTGATCTCATCGTTTTCGGCGGAGCTCACAGGCGAGCTTTCCACGGTGTGCCAGCAATCGAAGCTAATACAGCTCCTGTCGGATGTGGATTAACAGAGGGGCGAATCAACATCACCATCCGGCAAGTAAACCTTTAAACAGGCAGGTCAAAAGCTATTGCGGGGGTAAAATAGCCCCGCAATGTCCCATGGTCGTTTTATGGTGCTGAGCATGACTACAAATAGAGCAAACCCAAACGAATTAGTTGTATGTGCGGACAAGAAGTTAAGGCCTAGATGGGCATCAAGAAGCAACTTGTGTTGGCAGTATTTTGATCATGAATGGGGAAGACCACCAACAGATCTCAATGCACTTTTAGAGATCCTAATATTGGTTGTTTTCCAAGTCGGTGTCACCTGGCATGCAGTCCTTGTAAAACGCGAAGGCCTCAAAGCAGCATTCGCAGATTTTGATGTTGCAACCGTCGCGGCATTTGATGAACGAGATATTGAACGCCTGCTTGAAGATCCACGCATTTTTAGAAACAGACGGAAGATAACCGCTGCGATAACCAATGCCAAGGCATTTTTAGCCCTCACGGAAACTAAGGGCAGTTTGGACACAATCATCGCTGATAGTGTTAGGGATCCCGGTGACATTGTTAAAGAGTTAAAGCAGTTAGGTTTCACCCACATTGGGCCCACGTCGCTGAGCATTCTCCGGCAGGCAATTGGGGTTGGTGATCTTAAAGCAGCCTAAGATATGAGCCGATGACGACAGCACAATTTTTAGCGCTTTTCTTGGTGTGGATAGCAGCCATTGCATCTCCAGGGCCCGATCTTTTTCAGATCATCAGGTTGGGGGCCAAGAACCGCCGGGACGGCATCTTAACTGCCGTGGGCATCATGGTGGGAAACTCGATATGGATCATTGCGAGTTTGCTTGGGCTTTCAGCATTGATATCCACCTATCCAGCAATTTTGAACGTTTTGCAAATCGTTGGTGGCGGCTATCTCACCTGGATGGGTATTGGGGCGGTGCGGTCGTGGTGGAAGCAACGCTCAACGCAGCAATCGGTGGCGGATTCCACTGCTGTGGAAAGCGCACTAGAAGCCCCTAGCAACCCGTCAGTGGGGGTGTGGCCAGCGATCAGATCAGGTATTGCCACCAACCTGTCTAACCCTAAAGCTGTGCTGTTTTTCGGTTCAGTTTTCGCGCAATTCATCAGACCCGATATGGGTGTTGGGTGGAGTGCGTTTATCGGTGCACTGCTTATTGTCACTGGCCTGCTGTGGTTTATTGGATTCGCCGTGTTGGTGCGCAAGCTGGCAGCCAGTATCACTCGCAACGGGGCCATCATTGATCTCATAACGGGGGTGATCTTTATCAGTTTGGGAATGTTCATGATCTTCGAGGGGGTTGTAGGAATCGGTGGCCGGGTAGTGGGTTAGCCCTGCTTCCCGGACGTCACTAGACTTAGGCACCATGCAACCTGAAGAAGTGCACATCAAGGATGAGACCATCAAGCTGGGTCAGTTCATCAAATTGGCCAACCTTGTCGAATCGGGAGGGGCGGCCAAAGATGCCATCGCTAATGGCGATGTCACCGTCAATGGTGAAGTGGATACCCGCAGGGGTAAAACACTTCGCGATGGTGATGTGGTGTGTATCGGCGACGCATGTGCGCAGGTGTTAACTGGTGATGACGCCGATGATGATTATTTTGACGAAGCCACCGCAAACGATGACTTCGACCCCGAAAAGTGGAGGAACATGTAATGCCAGCCTTTGAGGCCATGCCAGGAATGCCGTACTGGATCGACTTGTCCACCTCGGACATCGCAAAATCTGCGTACTTCTACGAAAATGTTCTCGGCTGGGAGATCGAAGAAGTCAATGATGGCTACCGCATGGCGCGACTCCAAGGACTACCAGTTGCAGGATTGATCGATCAGCGCGGTGAATCCAGCATCCCAGATACCTGGATTACCTATTTCCTCTCCTATGATCTGGATGCCACGGCGAAAAAGATCACCGAACTGGGTGGACGCGTATTGGCAGAGCCAACTGACGTGTACTTAGGCCGTATGGCGTTGGCTGTGGATACTGCCGGTGCTTTGTTTGGTGTTATTGAGCCTGGCAGTGAGGAATCATTCGTCGCAGCAGGCGAACCTGGTACCTCGGTGTGGCATGAACTGACCACAGTGGCTAAATATGCTGAAGCGATCGAGTTTTATGGTGAGCTTTTCACGTGGACTACCTCTGAAATGGCAAGTGAAGGAGACGATAGTTTCCGATACACCACCGCATTGGTCGATGGTGCTGCATTTGCTGGCATTTTTGATGCGAAAGGTCACTTCCCTCCACAGGTGCCAAGCTTCTGGCAGTCCTACCTTGGTGTGTTGAATGCCGATGAAGCTGTGGCAAAAGCCAAGGAGTTTGGTGGTGACGTTATTCGTGAGCCGTGGGATTCAGAGTTTGGCCGTATGGCGTTGATTGCTGATACCACTGGTGCCACCCTCACCGTGTGTGAAGTTGCTGAATACGTCGAGGAAGGCGCAGAAGGTGATGATCTTTTCGATATTGATTTAAGCGCCTTCGAAGAACAATTCCGCAACCAACAAGGTAAGTAAGAGGACTGTCACACCACGGAGGACACCATGGAGGAATTAGCGTTTGATGAGCTGACTTCCATGGTGTTGGATTGCACCGATCTGATCCCGCCTGGAAAAGTGGCAACCTACGGGGACATTGCCAAAATTGTGGGAACGGGGCCACGGCAGGTTGGTCGGATCATGGCTCAAGCTGGGCAATTCACATGTTGGTGGCGGGTGGTTCGCGCTGATGGCAGCTTGAAAGTAGCACAGACCGCACGCGCTAAATGGGAAGAAGAAAACATTAAGTTTTCCAAGCTCAGTGTGCTAAAAGTGGATATGAAAAATCATCGTGTAACGGAACGTGAGTTGGAACAAATAGCTCAAGAATTTCGGCAGGTTAGCACCAATCCGTAATTGGTAGTTTGCTAAAGATTTCCGCACAGTATGGCCACGGCACTGATTTGGAGTGCAAGTTTTCAATAGTGTGGCAGTAACGTCACATACATGAAAACTCCCCGTCTGCTGAAGACTCTCAGCGCGATGGTGGCTGTCACTGGACTTCTCGCACCGACGGTGGTTCTAGCGACCG
Above is a genomic segment from Corynebacterium suranareeae containing:
- a CDS encoding sugar O-acetyltransferase, which translates into the protein MDKDFESIETMTSGKWYVATGKEREEAAQKTALLFHEYNQIGPTDPARTAEILNTVLNPASGACTIKAPAIIEYGFNTTIGEHAFINFGVTILDIAPVSIGARSMLGPNCQLFTAGHPVDDWQMRSGGWENGSPISIGEDTWLGGNVTVVGGVSIGDRCVIGAGAVVTKDIPDDSIAVGNPARVVRKRDDSRLERHELPEGVPLDALGILPE
- a CDS encoding alpha-ketoglutarate-dependent dioxygenase AlkB family protein, coding for MPTLFDDPLHQLPRPPRRVASGVVHLPNFLGIAEQKELVSQAREIARSVARTPLAMVRPTLKSGQMSVHILSLGKHWASNPYRYVDSVGGVSVPPLPSSFVELAGKALEAAGALSNSLRAWVPAYRAEAALVNYYAPDSSMGMHQDANEESEAPVISLSIGDTGIFRLGGTENRNKPWVDIPLLSGDLIVFGGAHRRAFHGVPAIEANTAPVGCGLTEGRINITIRQVNL
- a CDS encoding DNA-3-methyladenine glycosylase I produces the protein MTTNRANPNELVVCADKKLRPRWASRSNLCWQYFDHEWGRPPTDLNALLEILILVVFQVGVTWHAVLVKREGLKAAFADFDVATVAAFDERDIERLLEDPRIFRNRRKITAAITNAKAFLALTETKGSLDTIIADSVRDPGDIVKELKQLGFTHIGPTSLSILRQAIGVGDLKAA
- a CDS encoding LysE family translocator, producing the protein MTTAQFLALFLVWIAAIASPGPDLFQIIRLGAKNRRDGILTAVGIMVGNSIWIIASLLGLSALISTYPAILNVLQIVGGGYLTWMGIGAVRSWWKQRSTQQSVADSTAVESALEAPSNPSVGVWPAIRSGIATNLSNPKAVLFFGSVFAQFIRPDMGVGWSAFIGALLIVTGLLWFIGFAVLVRKLAASITRNGAIIDLITGVIFISLGMFMIFEGVVGIGGRVVG
- a CDS encoding RNA-binding S4 domain-containing protein — translated: MQPEEVHIKDETIKLGQFIKLANLVESGGAAKDAIANGDVTVNGEVDTRRGKTLRDGDVVCIGDACAQVLTGDDADDDYFDEATANDDFDPEKWRNM
- a CDS encoding VOC family protein; the encoded protein is MPAFEAMPGMPYWIDLSTSDIAKSAYFYENVLGWEIEEVNDGYRMARLQGLPVAGLIDQRGESSIPDTWITYFLSYDLDATAKKITELGGRVLAEPTDVYLGRMALAVDTAGALFGVIEPGSEESFVAAGEPGTSVWHELTTVAKYAEAIEFYGELFTWTTSEMASEGDDSFRYTTALVDGAAFAGIFDAKGHFPPQVPSFWQSYLGVLNADEAVAKAKEFGGDVIREPWDSEFGRMALIADTTGATLTVCEVAEYVEEGAEGDDLFDIDLSAFEEQFRNQQGK
- a CDS encoding MGMT family protein — protein: MEELAFDELTSMVLDCTDLIPPGKVATYGDIAKIVGTGPRQVGRIMAQAGQFTCWWRVVRADGSLKVAQTARAKWEEENIKFSKLSVLKVDMKNHRVTERELEQIAQEFRQVSTNP